GGAGAAAGCAGTTGATTACCTCACATTCCTGCTAAATTCGCGGGGCCGTTCGCTCTAACCTGCCCTGTGACATGAAATCGATTTCTGAGTTCATCGCCCACCATTACCGCCATTTCAACGCGGCTACGCTGAAGGAGGCCGCCCAGGCTTATGCGAAGCACGTGGAGACGGGCGGCAAGATGCTTATCACCGTCGCCGGGGCGATGAGCACGGCGGAACTCGGCCTCTCGCTGGCGGAGATGATTCGCCAGGACAAGGTGCACGGCATCTGTTGTACCGGTGCAAATCTTGAAGAGGACATTTTCAATCTGGTCGCGCACGATCATTACCGGCGAATTCCCAACTGGCGGGAACTGACGGCCCGGGACGAGCAGGCGCTGCTCGACCAGCACCTTAACCGCGTCACCGACACCTGCATCCCGGAAGCTGAAGCGATGCGCCGGATCGAAAAAGCGGTCCTGGCGGAATGGGTCGCCGCCGATCGTGAGGGTCGCCGGTTGTTTCCTCACGAATTCATGTACGCTATCCTCCGGGACAATCGGCTCAAGCCATCCTACCAGATCGAACTGCGGAACAGCTGGTTATACGCCGCCATGGAGAAGAACCTGCCCATGTTTGTCCCCGGCTGGGAGGATTCGACCCTGGGCAACATGTATGCGGGCCATTGCATCACGGGCGACGTCAAGAATGTGCACACGGTGCGAACCGGGATTGAGTACATGATCGAGCTCGCCGGCTGGTACACCGGAACGTCGGAGCAGGGCTCAATCGGCTTTTTCCAGATCGGCGGCGGTATTGCCGGCGATTTTCCGATCTGCGTGGTGCCGATGCTGCACCAGGATCTGCAACGGGCAAACGTCCCGCGCTGGGGTTATTTTTGCCAGATCAGCGA
This portion of the Verrucomicrobiota bacterium genome encodes:
- a CDS encoding deoxyhypusine synthase family protein; its protein translation is MKSISEFIAHHYRHFNAATLKEAAQAYAKHVETGGKMLITVAGAMSTAELGLSLAEMIRQDKVHGICCTGANLEEDIFNLVAHDHYRRIPNWRELTARDEQALLDQHLNRVTDTCIPEAEAMRRIEKAVLAEWVAADREGRRLFPHEFMYAILRDNRLKPSYQIELRNSWLYAAMEKNLPMFVPGWEDSTLGNMYAGHCITGDVKNVHTVRTGIEYMIELAGWYTGTSEQGSIGFFQIGGGIAGDFPICVVPMLHQDLQRANVPRWGYFCQISDSTTSYGSYSGAVPNEKITWGKLSLETPKFVIESDATIVAPLIFAWVLGW